ATCAGCAGGGTTATGATCAGGCCATGCAGGAATATGAAGGTGATTTATCAGCATATCAAGAAATGAAAAGTGCAAATGGTGTTATCAAGGCACTGCATTTTACAAACCGCAAGATCAACGCGGTACTCTTTACCCCTTTTGCTGCCAAAACTGAAGATGAGCAACCAAAGGTAACGGCCAAACAGGTACAGGAAGCCATTAAAGCAGGGACAGTTACCGCGGAATTGTTACAGGGTGAAATTCAACGCATTCAGGAAAGGGAGATAAGAGCAAAAGAAATTGACAGGGATAAAATTCAGCTCAAACTGCAGTCGCAATTTTCTGACGTACTTTCCACAAGCAGCATAAAAAAAATAAACACCCTCGCAGATATCACCGCCATTAGACTACTGGTTTATTTGTCTTTAGGGTACCAGGAGAGAATAACAATTGACAACACCCTATTTGCCGATATAGATTTAACCCGGATACCTCTATATGAGCGCCTATCAAACCTGACACCTGAACAATTCTGTTTGATGCTACGCAAGGCCATTGTGGGAAAGGCTGAAAGCAAAATTCCAAATACCATCATTGGGATCGCCCTATATGCGATGGCGAAAGATTCAGGCTTTAAGGTGGAAGCGATTGAGAAGGAACAGGCCCAAATTGAAAAGGATCGCCTGAAAAAATTAAAACCAAGAATCAAAGATTTGGAATCACGTATCAAAAGGCTAAGCGCCAAAATCAAAAAGCCGGATTAAAAAATTCGAAGGATAAGCACCCGCACCCAATTGGTGCGGGCAGCTTTCGAGGAAAGCCGTCCGGCTATAACTCTTCATCTACATAAAATTCAACATCATGCAAATCATAGACCTATACAACCATGCGATTACGGTTACAGATTTAGCGGATGCCCTAAAACAAGCAGCGGCATATAAAAATTACCGGTACACTGATGCAGCTTATGCTATCCATAACGCTGAAAGGAAACGGTATTGGACAGACCTGTACCAAAAGTTATTGGAATTAAAAAATGCTAAAAATTTATAATCATGCAAACGATATTAATGTTAACCTCTATGCGGGTGCAGTGGTATGCCAACATAGCTATTGTTTTGGGGCTGTTGCTTTACCTCGTATTGAGAATCACCATGCTGAACCGGATAATCAAGGGTTGCAAACCCCGTTCTGCCCTTTGGCTGCTGTGGCTCGGCCTACTCGAATGGCTCGCTACATGGCTTTACCGTCTGCTGATCATTTTGGGCCTTATCTTCCGTTTATTGGTTTGGTATACCAGTCACTAACGCCTGAAGGCTGAAGGAGATAATTGGGACTGCGTTGGCCGGAGCAAAAACCGGCTGCCGCCGCCTCCCTTAGCAGGGGGCGGTGGCAGCCGGTCAAAATCGGTGCTGCCCTGCGGCCAGCGTCTTTTTTTCAGAACCCTGCGGGTTCTGCTCATGGATGAATAGATCACTTTGATGCTTTTACCCTCGATTTAAGCCCTTCAATATGATTTATACACAAAGACCCATAAGTCAATAGATCATGACCGCACAAGGGTTCAAAAGCCGCTATTTTAGCAACTTAAGCTTCTCATAGAATGCTTTCAGTTCTGCCTTTTCCAGGCATTCTTTCACAAATGCATCCAGCTCTGTAGACATCCCTTTGGGAAAAAGTGAAAATAACTCTGATCCCTCCTTTAATGCCTGCTCTACCACCAGACAAAACAAAAGGACAATCTTCCGGTTTGCCCCTATTGGTAACTTTACATTCCCTGCCCATTCCTTTGTAGACAGCATCGTGTCGAACACGATAATTTTTTCATTTGTTGTCATCATACCGCACATTTAAATTTTCAATTTCACAAGGATAAAAGTAATTGTCCTGCATGGATTTAACCTATATAGAAAAAACCATAGGTTCCCTCTTTTTGCTGTAAAGCCCGTAGGTTTGTACTCCTGGATGATGTTGTGTGAACTTGAAAATGTGTATATGGAAAACATCAGTGAAAAATTTAATTGCAATTGGGCAAATCAATTTGACCTCGTAGACTACCTGTCTGCATTAGGACATGAACCCAAAAAAACAGTCGGAAACAATTATTGGTACTTATCCCCCTTGCGGGAGGAAAAGACACCTTCCTTCAAGGTTAACCGAAAGCTGAATGTCTGGTCAGATTTTGGTGATGACCAGATCCCCGCAGGAAAAAAAGTGGCAGGAGGCGACCTGGTTGCTTTTGGCACCCGCTACCACCACTGTACTGTCAGTGATTTTTTAACCCTGCTAAAAGACAAACAGGGCATGCCGATGTTTCCCATCTCCGTATTGACGCCGGTTCTCAATAAAGAGAAAGAAAGCGCCAAAATCATCGTGGTGAAGGATATCCCACTTGCGCACCCCGCCTTACTGGGATACCTCAGACAACGAAGGATTCCATTGGAAATTGCTAATACTTATTGTAAGGAGGTACATTACCTCAACCATGACCAACCCTATTTTTCTATTGGTTTTAAAAATGACGCCGGCGGCTTTGAACTCCGCAATGCCCATTTTAAGGGTTGCTCGTCTCCAAAACACTTTACGCACCTGCGCGGCCCTGAACAATCAACTGAAGTTTGCGTATTTGAAGGCTTCTTTAGTTTCCTCTCTTACCTCACCCTGGTGCCCCCGGCAGACCGGGAGAGAAAAGATATGCTCATCTTGAATAGTCTTTCTTTCTTTGAATCCGCCCGCACCATCATGGAAACCTATCCAGCTGTTAACCTCTATCTGGATCAGAA
The Chitinophaga sp. MM2321 DNA segment above includes these coding regions:
- a CDS encoding toprim domain-containing protein — its product is MENISEKFNCNWANQFDLVDYLSALGHEPKKTVGNNYWYLSPLREEKTPSFKVNRKLNVWSDFGDDQIPAGKKVAGGDLVAFGTRYHHCTVSDFLTLLKDKQGMPMFPISVLTPVLNKEKESAKIIVVKDIPLAHPALLGYLRQRRIPLEIANTYCKEVHYLNHDQPYFSIGFKNDAGGFELRNAHFKGCSSPKHFTHLRGPEQSTEVCVFEGFFSFLSYLTLVPPADRERKDMLILNSLSFFESARTIMETYPAVNLYLDQNTQGIKKTAYARSLDPKRYRDNSEVYKGYDDFNHLLCNSKKLNTNRIKLSS